A part of Dysgonomonas mossii genomic DNA contains:
- a CDS encoding phage head spike fiber domain-containing protein, which translates to MISKLENYRHNLSLIGITIDEVLLLDLYQNLPNNVQTGAKVILLPIAAKEGVVYGMDNITGDLVPFNFSRASSATSFDKDKNMELVGNNIPRIDYGNYGDVAKLLVEKESTNLIANTWTAEGGSVNSDPLIKFTESVTSAIHRVYTRRLIPNIGNNYTASILLKKYNRRYLQFRSMFTVNSWMMVDLETSSLTQKNNTEGNIHAIGDYVRIDTRNTGSSLNDLRLYVCGSEQPTSATRDITYQGVSNAGFYFGYPQIESGLESTSIIPTTSATRAADKLTYTLPASSRIYLKTNKQNTLLNKPKGLWNIHDDLNNEGIEALAIFYEDIIIGFDEETAVEEFIIPIRDKNQVVKARYALTDTDIEKNALMSEHYIELSFVLDSLFKFVRSDYIIWEGEKFIIKEDYMPDEVNKCNYKYTLRFDHWTTLLQDDTFYYMNQNLEETEWSLMANAATHFQLLSDNANRYFGVNSFNVGTIEFTDLKYIRFDKVSIWDAATQIAKEYGGEWYLTGTTFHLVKKFSYGSEIDFESEVSVEKMERSKGEDSEKYTRILAFGSTRNIPANYRETTPGEAVDAIYKKRLRIPASKGKFIDIRPNLSPEEIKSAVVIFDGVYPKRIGTMSSITTVEYTDTDTDTGVVTKWNAYRYKDTGLQFKEEYRQPGVELRIAFQSGNLNGTDYEVKFNPLGKPETDPDSQIFEIARNENYGKALPNDTLKPQNGDTYILYGFNIQLVSDQYIPAGEQELYDTAVEWQQDMLKDKSVFECPTMIQHFEDNEMDLEIGQKVKLIHEQFEGGFRSSRIQGYEKHLLNKYQAKYIVGDNATASWAKSVDNSIKELQIAGITYQATGKNGVYLITQFDNTPPSDFNAYSAKASDARYLNKQTGGTVVELLNLFFYQ; encoded by the coding sequence ATGATAAGTAAATTAGAGAACTACAGACATAACCTTTCGCTAATCGGTATTACGATAGATGAGGTATTATTGCTGGATTTGTATCAAAATCTACCTAATAATGTTCAGACAGGGGCAAAGGTCATATTATTGCCTATCGCAGCAAAAGAGGGTGTTGTATATGGCATGGATAATATAACAGGCGATCTGGTTCCCTTCAACTTCTCTCGTGCATCATCTGCAACCTCATTCGACAAGGATAAGAATATGGAGCTTGTAGGTAATAATATTCCACGTATTGATTATGGTAATTATGGGGATGTGGCGAAGTTGTTAGTAGAGAAGGAAAGTACAAATCTGATTGCTAATACATGGACAGCAGAAGGAGGGAGTGTAAATTCGGATCCATTAATAAAATTTACTGAAAGTGTTACATCCGCAATACATAGAGTATATACCCGCAGATTAATTCCGAATATAGGAAATAATTATACTGCATCGATATTGCTAAAAAAGTACAATAGACGTTACCTGCAGTTTAGAAGTATGTTTACTGTCAATAGCTGGATGATGGTAGATCTTGAGACTTCATCGCTCACTCAAAAAAATAATACTGAGGGCAATATTCATGCAATCGGTGATTATGTCCGAATAGATACAAGAAATACAGGCAGCAGCTTAAATGATTTACGATTGTATGTCTGTGGATCTGAACAACCAACATCCGCAACCAGAGATATAACATATCAGGGTGTATCAAATGCAGGATTCTATTTTGGATATCCACAGATTGAGAGTGGACTTGAGTCAACTTCTATTATTCCTACAACATCTGCCACACGTGCCGCCGATAAGCTTACGTATACCTTGCCTGCATCATCGCGAATATATCTAAAGACCAATAAGCAAAATACGCTATTGAACAAGCCTAAAGGATTGTGGAACATTCACGATGATTTGAACAATGAAGGTATAGAGGCCTTAGCGATTTTCTATGAAGATATCATTATCGGATTTGACGAAGAAACAGCCGTAGAGGAATTCATTATTCCAATTCGTGATAAGAACCAGGTTGTAAAAGCACGATATGCACTCACTGATACAGACATCGAGAAAAACGCTTTAATGAGCGAGCATTATATCGAGCTATCTTTTGTATTGGATAGTTTATTTAAGTTTGTGCGTTCGGATTATATTATCTGGGAGGGTGAAAAGTTTATCATCAAGGAAGATTATATGCCCGATGAGGTGAATAAATGTAATTACAAATATACGCTTCGTTTCGACCACTGGACGACGTTGTTACAAGACGATACGTTCTATTACATGAATCAAAACCTTGAAGAGACGGAATGGTCTTTGATGGCGAACGCAGCTACTCATTTTCAGCTGCTGTCCGATAATGCAAACCGTTATTTCGGTGTTAACTCATTCAATGTGGGTACTATCGAATTCACGGATTTAAAATACATTCGATTCGATAAAGTTTCAATCTGGGATGCAGCCACACAGATAGCCAAGGAATATGGCGGAGAATGGTATCTGACAGGAACAACATTCCATCTTGTTAAAAAATTCTCATACGGCTCGGAGATCGATTTTGAGAGCGAAGTATCCGTTGAAAAGATGGAACGCTCGAAGGGTGAAGATTCGGAAAAATATACACGCATTCTTGCATTTGGCTCTACACGTAATATTCCGGCTAATTATAGGGAGACAACACCGGGAGAGGCTGTAGATGCTATCTATAAAAAGCGTTTGCGTATCCCTGCTTCTAAAGGCAAGTTTATTGATATACGCCCTAATTTATCTCCTGAAGAGATAAAATCGGCTGTCGTTATTTTTGATGGGGTTTACCCGAAAAGGATAGGAACGATGTCTTCTATTACGACAGTGGAATATACCGATACGGATACCGATACCGGAGTAGTCACCAAGTGGAATGCTTACAGATACAAAGATACAGGCCTGCAATTTAAGGAGGAGTACCGACAGCCGGGTGTTGAGCTTCGCATTGCCTTTCAAAGTGGAAATTTGAATGGAACAGATTATGAAGTGAAATTCAATCCGCTTGGCAAGCCGGAAACAGATCCCGATTCTCAGATATTCGAAATAGCGCGTAATGAGAATTACGGTAAAGCCTTACCTAACGACACCTTAAAACCTCAAAACGGAGATACATATATCCTTTACGGCTTCAATATTCAGCTTGTTTCCGATCAATATATCCCGGCAGGAGAACAGGAGTTATATGATACTGCTGTAGAATGGCAGCAAGATATGTTGAAGGATAAATCTGTCTTCGAGTGTCCTACCATGATACAGCATTTCGAGGATAATGAGATGGATCTCGAAATAGGGCAAAAAGTGAAACTAATCCATGAACAATTTGAAGGTGGTTTCCGATCATCACGTATACAAGGGTATGAGAAACATCTTTTAAACAAATATCAAGCTAAATATATAGTCGGCGATAATGCAACAGCCTCTTGGGCTAAAAGTGTCGATAACTCGATAAAAGAGCTACAAATTGCAGGTATTACATATCAGGCTACAGGCAAGAACGGTGTGTATCTTATCACTCAATTCGATAATACACCCCCTTCTGACTTTAATGCTTATTCAGCAAAGGCCTCTGATGCCCGCTACCTAAATAAACAGACAGGCGGAACCGTAGTGGAGTTGCTAAATTTATTTTTTTATCAATAA
- a CDS encoding group III truncated hemoglobin encodes MTPTKDIEDIKDLKKMVDIFYGKVRRDNLIGPIFNDKIQNHWPEHLAKLYSFWQGILLGEKTYSGFPFPPHAQLPISKEHFDRWLDLFTETVDSLFVGPIANEAKNRAYKIADIFQDKLAYIRDKANK; translated from the coding sequence ATGACACCAACTAAAGATATAGAAGATATTAAAGACCTAAAGAAAATGGTTGATATTTTTTATGGTAAGGTCAGAAGAGATAATTTAATTGGCCCTATCTTCAATGATAAAATACAAAACCATTGGCCGGAACATCTTGCTAAATTATACTCTTTCTGGCAAGGAATTCTGTTAGGCGAAAAGACATATAGCGGATTCCCATTCCCTCCACACGCACAATTGCCTATAAGCAAAGAACATTTTGACCGATGGCTAGACCTTTTCACAGAGACAGTGGACAGTCTTTTCGTTGGGCCAATTGCTAATGAGGCTAAAAACCGTGCATATAAGATAGCTGATATATTCCAGGATAAATTAGCGTATATACGTGACAAGGCAAATAAATAA
- a CDS encoding RHS repeat-associated core domain-containing protein, with product MTDHLGNNRVVVNASGTVTQRNHYYPFGTAFAENAVDEQKQQPYKYNGKELDQMHGLNLYDYSARYYESAVGRFTTVDPHAEKYYSISPYVYAANNPIKVTDPTDMDTTHVAYHGIILYS from the coding sequence ATGACAGACCATTTGGGAAATAATCGTGTGGTAGTAAATGCAAGCGGTACAGTAACCCAAAGAAACCATTACTATCCCTTCGGAACAGCTTTTGCAGAGAATGCTGTAGATGAACAGAAGCAGCAGCCGTACAAATACAATGGCAAGGAACTGGATCAGATGCACGGATTGAACCTGTATGACTACTCGGCAAGGTATTATGAAAGTGCAGTGGGACGGTTTACAACGGTAGATCCACATGCAGAAAAGTATTATTCAATTAGTCCGTATGTTTATGCTGCTAATAACCCAATAAAAGTTACTGATCCAACAGATATGGATACAACTCATGTAGCATATCATGGAATAATCCTTTATTCCTAA
- a CDS encoding exodeoxyribonuclease III has product MKVISYNVNGIRAAVNKGLYQWLEQESPDILCLQEIKATEDQIDVLTIQSLGYNYYFHPAEKKGYSGVGILTKRMPDLVKIGMGIPDYDREGRVLRADYGDVTVICVYIPSGTMGDIRQDIKMKFLADFTHFINDLRKERPELIICGDYNICHKPIDINHPERHTKSSGFLPEERQWFDEFIDTGLIDTFRVYDQSPEKYSWWSYRAGARGKNLGWRIDYHVITEEARPRLNNAAIMSEINFSDHCPVVVEMSF; this is encoded by the coding sequence ATGAAAGTAATATCATATAATGTAAACGGCATACGTGCCGCTGTAAATAAAGGTCTTTACCAATGGCTTGAACAAGAGTCTCCTGATATTTTATGCTTGCAGGAAATAAAGGCTACGGAAGATCAGATCGATGTATTGACTATCCAATCATTGGGGTATAATTACTATTTTCATCCTGCCGAAAAAAAAGGATATAGCGGAGTTGGTATCTTGACCAAACGTATGCCTGATTTGGTGAAAATAGGAATGGGGATTCCTGACTATGATAGAGAAGGGCGTGTATTACGTGCCGACTATGGAGATGTCACTGTGATTTGTGTTTATATACCCTCCGGTACAATGGGGGATATTCGTCAGGATATAAAAATGAAATTTCTGGCCGATTTTACACATTTTATAAACGATTTACGTAAAGAAAGACCCGAACTCATTATCTGCGGAGATTACAATATCTGTCATAAACCTATCGATATTAATCACCCTGAACGACATACCAAAAGCTCGGGATTTTTACCTGAAGAGCGTCAGTGGTTTGATGAGTTTATAGATACAGGACTTATTGATACTTTTCGTGTGTATGATCAAAGTCCGGAGAAGTATAGCTGGTGGAGTTATAGGGCAGGAGCCAGAGGTAAAAATTTAGGGTGGCGTATAGACTATCATGTTATTACGGAAGAAGCTCGCCCACGACTTAATAATGCAGCAATTATGAGCGAAATAAACTTTTCTGACCATTGTCCTGTTGTAGTAGAAATGAGTTTCTAG
- a CDS encoding ABC transporter ATP-binding protein has protein sequence MIEVKNLYKSFDERDVLKDINILFEAGKTNLIIGRSGSGKTVLLKNLVGLMRPSSGQILYDGRDLTKMSLGEMKDLRQEMGMIFQGSALFDSMTVFENVNFPLMMFSSMTKIEQEKRTKFCLERVNLGDAGHLYPSEISGGMMKRSAIARAIALNPKYLFCDEPNSGLDPQTSLVIDDLIHDITKEYDITTVINTHDMNSVMGIGERINFIKEGELEWQGSSKDVISSTNEDFNDFVFASDLFKKVKAAENEGIKLT, from the coding sequence ATGATAGAAGTAAAGAACTTATATAAATCATTTGATGAACGAGACGTTCTGAAGGATATAAATATTCTTTTCGAAGCAGGGAAAACCAATCTTATTATTGGACGAAGCGGTTCGGGAAAAACGGTTCTTCTTAAAAATCTCGTAGGTTTGATGCGCCCTTCAAGTGGGCAAATATTATACGACGGACGTGATCTTACAAAAATGAGCCTTGGAGAGATGAAAGATTTGCGCCAAGAGATGGGGATGATTTTTCAAGGATCGGCCTTATTTGACTCCATGACTGTTTTCGAAAATGTCAATTTCCCCTTAATGATGTTCTCCTCAATGACCAAAATAGAGCAGGAGAAACGGACTAAATTCTGTCTGGAAAGGGTAAATCTTGGAGATGCAGGTCACCTATATCCATCAGAGATTAGTGGAGGTATGATGAAGCGTTCAGCCATAGCTCGTGCCATAGCCCTCAATCCAAAATATTTGTTTTGCGACGAGCCAAACTCCGGACTTGACCCTCAAACATCTCTCGTTATAGATGATTTGATACATGATATCACAAAAGAGTATGATATTACGACCGTTATCAACACTCACGATATGAACTCGGTGATGGGCATTGGCGAACGAATCAATTTTATAAAGGAAGGCGAACTCGAGTGGCAAGGTTCGAGCAAAGACGTCATATCTTCTACAAATGAAGATTTTAATGATTTTGTTTTTGCCTCCGACTTATTTAAGAAAGTTAAAGCTGCCGAAAATGAAGGTATCAAGTTGACTTAA
- a CDS encoding RHS repeat domain-containing protein, whose translation MTEKYIQKPVTFVTFLVKFVISYRDSILVDGGYIERGVYHYYMTDHLGNNRVGVNASGTATQRNHYYPFGTAFAENTTDEQKKQPYKYSGKELDQMHGLNLYDYSARYYESAIGRFTTVNPLAEKYYNISPYAYVENNPLKYIDPNVEDIWIFYKDDDGNEQHWVFNGSNHKEAPKTKNNFISNFLIAYDHNIRNGGGEFMQLAATSKDLTINLKYGENNLYKGW comes from the coding sequence GTGACAGAGAAATATATACAAAAACCTGTTACTTTTGTCACCTTTTTAGTTAAGTTTGTTATTAGCTATAGAGATAGCATATTGGTTGACGGAGGATATATAGAAAGAGGGGTGTATCATTACTATATGACAGACCATTTGGGAAATAATCGTGTGGGAGTAAATGCAAGCGGTACGGCAACCCAAAGAAACCATTACTATCCGTTCGGAACAGCTTTTGCTGAAAACACTACGGATGAACAGAAGAAGCAGCCGTACAAATACAGCGGCAAGGAACTGGATCAGATGCACGGATTGAACCTGTATGATTACTCGGCTAGGTATTATGAAAGTGCAATAGGTAGGTTTACAACGGTCAATCCGTTGGCAGAGAAGTATTATAATATATCGCCTTATGCTTATGTAGAGAATAATCCTCTGAAGTATATAGATCCTAATGTTGAAGATATATGGATATTTTATAAGGATGACGATGGAAATGAGCAACATTGGGTTTTTAATGGGTCTAATCATAAAGAGGCTCCAAAAACGAAAAATAATTTTATATCTAATTTTTTAATTGCATATGACCATAATATTCGTAATGGGGGAGGTGAATTCATGCAGCTTGCAGCAACCTCCAAAGACCTTACTATAAATTTAAAGTATGGAGAGAATAACCTATACAAGGGATGGTAG
- a CDS encoding MlaE family ABC transporter permease, whose amino-acid sequence MISLLDKLGHYALLMQKVFTRPQKWSVFLRQYLAEISKLGVNSIWIVIIISFFIGAVIVVQIKLNIDSPFMPRYTVGYVSREILILEFSSTIMCLILAGKVGSNIASEIGTMQVTEQIDALEIMGVNSANYIILPKVIALMTFIPVLVVLSMFFGVIGGYAVCIIGQVMPADTFQYGLQFYFKEFYVWYAIVKTIIFAFIMSTVASYYGYSARGGSLDVGKASTDSVVMGSILILVSDLLITQLMMS is encoded by the coding sequence ATAATTTCTCTTTTAGATAAACTTGGACACTATGCGCTCCTCATGCAAAAGGTTTTCACCAGACCTCAGAAATGGAGTGTTTTTCTTCGTCAGTATCTAGCCGAAATAAGCAAATTAGGAGTAAACTCAATTTGGATTGTAATAATAATCTCCTTTTTCATCGGTGCTGTTATTGTGGTTCAGATAAAGTTGAATATTGATTCTCCGTTCATGCCACGTTATACGGTTGGTTATGTATCCAGAGAGATACTAATCTTGGAATTCTCATCGACGATTATGTGTCTTATCTTGGCAGGAAAGGTCGGATCTAATATAGCGTCCGAAATAGGTACGATGCAAGTTACAGAACAAATAGATGCATTGGAAATAATGGGTGTAAATTCTGCCAATTATATCATTTTGCCTAAAGTAATCGCTTTGATGACTTTCATCCCGGTACTTGTAGTTCTTAGTATGTTTTTTGGTGTAATAGGCGGATATGCAGTCTGTATAATAGGGCAAGTGATGCCTGCTGATACCTTTCAGTATGGACTTCAATTCTATTTCAAAGAATTTTATGTATGGTATGCTATTGTTAAAACTATAATATTCGCTTTCATTATGTCAACTGTGGCCTCTTATTATGGCTACTCAGCACGGGGCGGATCGTTGGATGTGGGCAAGGCTAGTACCGATTCGGTAGTTATGGGTAGTATTCTTATTCTTGTTTCAGACTTGCTGATCACACAATTGATGATGTCATGA